In Alistipes ihumii AP11, a genomic segment contains:
- a CDS encoding MATE family efflux transporter: protein MERFAWKGKLRNWLPQYRENLTLAAPVMLSQVGQVVVQLADNAMVGRLGALPLAGVSFGGAVFVIFMFWGMGVSLGLTPLVGEAYAKRDLRGAAALFQNSLVLYAATGIVLLALLLGLEALMDRMGQAPEVVAQARPYFRYLSWSIVPFMMYCAFKQFLEGVGNTSAAMVVMLTSNAINIGFNYLLIYGKCGFPEMGAAGAGLATLISRICMPLMMLAYFLRDVSFRRYLRFFTWAAQGWRRTRQLLSVGLPISVQMVLEVSAFALSSIMMGWIGAVELAAHQIVVTFGNFAFMAMVGISSATTILVSHRFGRGDLDGLTRAATASCHLALMTNFLTMCCFIGLRHWIPLLFTSDTAVAAVAAQLFIMAGLYQFSDGLQVVLLGVLRGMQDVKIVMRYAFVSYIVINLPVGYLCAFTLGMGAPGLWVGFIFGLGVAALLYWRRYRRLIRRIRAEVG, encoded by the coding sequence ATGGAACGTTTCGCTTGGAAAGGAAAACTCCGGAATTGGTTGCCGCAATACCGGGAGAACCTGACGCTGGCCGCGCCGGTGATGCTGTCGCAGGTCGGGCAGGTCGTCGTGCAGCTGGCCGACAACGCGATGGTCGGCCGGTTGGGCGCGCTGCCGCTGGCCGGCGTGTCGTTCGGCGGAGCCGTGTTCGTCATCTTCATGTTCTGGGGCATGGGCGTTTCGCTGGGGCTGACGCCGTTGGTCGGCGAGGCGTACGCCAAGCGCGATCTGCGCGGCGCGGCCGCTCTGTTTCAGAATTCGCTCGTGCTGTATGCCGCGACCGGAATCGTCTTGCTGGCGCTGCTGCTGGGGCTGGAGGCTCTGATGGACCGGATGGGGCAGGCGCCCGAGGTCGTCGCTCAGGCGAGGCCCTATTTCCGTTATCTGTCGTGGTCGATCGTGCCGTTCATGATGTACTGTGCTTTCAAGCAGTTTCTGGAAGGCGTGGGCAATACGAGTGCGGCGATGGTAGTCATGCTGACTTCTAACGCGATCAACATAGGGTTCAACTATCTGCTGATCTACGGCAAGTGCGGGTTCCCCGAAATGGGCGCGGCGGGCGCCGGTCTGGCGACGCTGATCTCGCGGATCTGCATGCCGCTGATGATGCTGGCCTATTTTCTGCGCGACGTCTCGTTCCGGCGTTACCTGCGTTTTTTCACCTGGGCGGCGCAGGGCTGGAGGCGGACCCGGCAACTGCTGTCGGTGGGTCTGCCCATATCGGTGCAGATGGTGCTCGAGGTGTCGGCCTTCGCGCTGTCGTCGATCATGATGGGATGGATCGGAGCGGTCGAGCTGGCCGCGCACCAGATCGTCGTTACGTTCGGCAATTTCGCCTTTATGGCGATGGTGGGCATATCCTCCGCGACGACGATTCTGGTCAGTCACCGTTTCGGCCGCGGCGATCTGGACGGTCTGACCCGCGCCGCGACCGCTTCGTGCCATCTGGCGCTGATGACCAATTTCCTCACGATGTGCTGCTTTATCGGGCTGCGACACTGGATTCCGCTGCTTTTCACCTCCGACACGGCCGTCGCGGCGGTTGCCGCGCAGCTTTTCATCATGGCCGGGCTCTATCAGTTCTCGGACGGTTTGCAAGTCGTGCTGCTCGGCGTGCTGCGGGGGATGCAGGATGTGAAAATCGTGATGCGGTACGCTTTCGTGTCGTACATCGTCATCAATCTGCCGGTCGGCTATCTCTGCGCGTTCACGCTCGGCATGGGGGCTCCGGGGCTGTGGGTCGGGTTTATCTTCGGTCTCGGCGTGGCCGCGCTTCTCTACTGGCGGCGCTATCGCCGGCTGATCCGCCGGATACGGGCCGAGGTCGGATAG
- a CDS encoding ATP-dependent Clp protease ATP-binding subunit: MQIKQTKKLESVLLGGCYEARRRSSSEVTTDHLFLAILKQEESHASHVLRKLLKNWEIDQIKTRLERELGPVVAQDGQRQALRQTIAINGESMLRQIISDAGKGCVVEHMLNTGHLLRAILDDRGSISSRILALYNVTGETAAPFLKDLPPNEDYYENMRFLSLLGDDEGEHPERLFSGVMRIGAPAGDKTKDSMLDQFGVDLTRSAAEGKLDPVIGREAEIERVIQILGRRKKNNPVLIGEAGVGKSAIVEGLALRIVQKSVPHVLLHKRIFSLDVSSLVAGTKYRGQFEERINALLKELSGSDVILFIDEIHTIVGAGSTQGSLDTANILKPALARGELQCIGATTMNEYRENIETDSALERRFQKIVVEQPSAEQTLHMLHNIRSQYESHHCVRYTDEALSACVGLTRRYVTDRFFPDKAIDVMDEAGSRARAFDAQVPESLKLLEQEIEQAAGEKNRAIKMQNYELAATLRNREGALRLRLQEVEKQWRENMARSPIEVGETAIREVIASMTGIPLSRISGDEQARLLDMERHLGDVVIGQDEAVRKVTRAIRRSRAGLKDANRPIGVFMFVGPTGVGKTHVAKELAKYLFDTEEALVRVDMSEYSEKHNVSRLIGSPPGYVGYGEGGQLTEKVRRRPYCVLLFDEIEKAHPDVFNLMLQIFDEGQLTDGLGRRVDFRNTIIIMTSNVGSREATQRAQSVGYNTASKPAMQTLNREAAYRKNLERSFAPEFINRIDDIVTFGTLSDADVLRIVELELGLLSRRVSELGYSLDASDEAKRLLVKLGYEPAYGVRSLRRTILDRVEEPLSELIVAGAVHAGDRVTVCTDGDRIELSVAPADSPTHLAS, encoded by the coding sequence ATGCAAATTAAGCAAACGAAGAAACTGGAGTCGGTCCTTCTGGGAGGATGCTATGAGGCGCGTCGCCGCAGCAGTTCGGAAGTGACGACGGATCACCTCTTTCTCGCGATACTTAAGCAGGAGGAAAGCCATGCCTCCCATGTGCTGCGGAAACTGCTCAAAAACTGGGAGATCGATCAGATCAAGACGCGCCTCGAGCGCGAGCTCGGACCTGTCGTCGCGCAAGACGGCCAGAGGCAGGCTCTCCGGCAGACGATCGCCATCAACGGCGAGTCGATGCTGCGCCAAATCATTTCCGATGCGGGCAAGGGTTGCGTCGTGGAGCATATGCTCAACACGGGACATCTGCTGAGGGCGATTCTCGACGACCGCGGCTCGATCAGCTCGCGGATACTGGCCTTGTACAACGTGACCGGCGAGACGGCGGCTCCTTTCCTGAAGGACCTGCCTCCCAACGAGGACTACTATGAGAACATGCGCTTTCTGTCGCTGCTGGGCGACGACGAGGGCGAGCACCCCGAGCGGCTCTTCTCCGGCGTGATGCGTATCGGCGCTCCGGCCGGCGACAAGACCAAGGATAGCATGCTCGACCAGTTCGGTGTCGATCTGACGCGCAGTGCCGCTGAGGGCAAGCTCGACCCGGTGATCGGCCGCGAGGCCGAGATCGAGCGGGTGATCCAGATTCTGGGCCGCCGCAAAAAGAACAACCCGGTACTGATCGGCGAGGCGGGCGTCGGCAAGTCGGCCATCGTCGAGGGGCTGGCGCTGCGCATCGTTCAGAAGAGCGTGCCCCACGTGCTGCTTCACAAGCGGATTTTTTCGCTCGACGTGTCGTCGCTGGTGGCCGGAACGAAATACCGCGGACAGTTCGAGGAGCGTATCAACGCGCTGCTCAAGGAGCTCTCGGGCAGCGACGTGATCCTGTTCATCGACGAGATTCATACGATCGTCGGGGCCGGAAGCACGCAGGGATCGCTCGATACGGCCAATATACTGAAGCCCGCCCTGGCGCGAGGCGAGTTGCAGTGCATCGGCGCGACGACAATGAACGAGTACCGTGAGAACATCGAGACCGACAGCGCGCTGGAGCGCCGTTTTCAGAAGATCGTCGTCGAGCAGCCGTCGGCCGAGCAGACGCTGCATATGCTGCACAACATCCGCAGCCAGTACGAGTCGCACCATTGCGTCCGCTATACGGACGAGGCGCTCTCGGCCTGCGTCGGCCTGACCCGCCGCTATGTGACCGACCGGTTCTTTCCCGACAAGGCCATCGACGTGATGGACGAGGCCGGAAGCCGGGCCCGAGCGTTCGACGCTCAGGTCCCCGAGTCGCTGAAGCTCCTCGAGCAGGAGATCGAGCAGGCGGCCGGGGAGAAGAACCGGGCGATCAAGATGCAGAACTACGAGCTGGCGGCCACGCTCCGCAACCGCGAGGGGGCCTTGCGGCTGAGGCTGCAGGAGGTCGAGAAGCAGTGGCGGGAAAATATGGCCCGCAGTCCGATCGAGGTCGGCGAGACGGCTATCCGCGAGGTGATCGCCTCGATGACCGGTATCCCGCTGTCCCGCATTTCCGGCGACGAGCAGGCCCGCCTGCTCGACATGGAGAGGCATTTGGGCGACGTCGTGATCGGGCAGGACGAGGCCGTGCGCAAGGTGACCCGCGCGATCCGCCGCAGCCGGGCCGGACTCAAGGATGCCAACCGCCCGATCGGGGTGTTCATGTTCGTCGGTCCGACCGGCGTCGGCAAGACCCATGTGGCTAAGGAGCTGGCCAAGTATCTGTTCGATACCGAGGAGGCGCTGGTGCGCGTCGATATGAGCGAATATTCCGAGAAGCACAACGTGAGCCGGCTGATCGGCTCGCCTCCGGGCTATGTCGGCTACGGCGAGGGAGGCCAGCTGACCGAGAAAGTTCGCCGTCGTCCCTATTGCGTGCTACTGTTCGACGAGATCGAGAAGGCGCATCCCGACGTATTCAACCTGATGCTACAGATTTTCGACGAGGGTCAGCTGACCGACGGCCTCGGCCGCCGGGTGGACTTCCGCAATACGATCATTATCATGACGTCAAACGTCGGCTCTCGCGAGGCTACTCAGCGCGCCCAGAGCGTCGGATACAACACGGCCTCGAAACCGGCCATGCAGACGCTCAACCGCGAGGCGGCCTATCGCAAGAATCTGGAGCGAAGCTTCGCTCCAGAGTTCATCAACCGTATCGACGACATCGTGACCTTCGGGACGCTTTCCGATGCGGACGTGCTGCGCATCGTCGAGCTGGAGCTGGGGCTTTTGAGCCGCCGCGTGAGCGAGCTGGGCTACTCCCTCGACGCGAGCGACGAGGCCAAGCGCCTGCTTGTGAAGCTGGGCTACGAGCCCGCCTACGGCGTCCGCTCGCTGCGCCGGACGATTCTCGACCGCGTCGAGGAGCCTTTGTCGGAACTGATTGTTGCGGGCGCCGTGCATGCGGGCGACCGGGTTACGGTTTGCACGGACGGGGACCGGATCGAGCTGTCCGTCGCGCCGGCCGACTCGCCTACTCATCTCGCCTCGTAG
- a CDS encoding carboxylesterase family protein, translating into MNRSKKNGRTIGAMALIASMIPVVLTAQARETGVDKTTWLYAVKGTDSLYMDRYVAEASRETNAPCLIFAFGGGFVGGERDNPAYVPYFEYFARKGYAVISIDYRLGLRETAGSRPDPADTPEALAERFFAAVDMAVEDLYDATSFIVGQARAWGLDPSAVVASGSSAGAITVLQGEYERCTGSALSRRLPEGFRYAGIIAFAGAVLEKSSSGPVWREKPAPIQLFHGDADCNVPYDSIGTGGAALYGSFYLSRQFRRMNTPFYFYSVSSAAHEMAVRPMDRNRAEIGIFLDRLVLGREPLMIETQVERIGTPATRKKITLSDFIRANSGT; encoded by the coding sequence ATGAATCGAAGCAAGAAAAACGGACGGACGATCGGCGCCATGGCATTGATTGCGTCGATGATACCGGTCGTCCTGACGGCTCAGGCCCGAGAGACCGGAGTCGACAAGACGACCTGGCTCTATGCCGTCAAGGGAACGGACAGCCTCTACATGGACCGCTATGTGGCCGAAGCGTCCCGGGAAACGAACGCGCCCTGTCTGATATTCGCTTTCGGAGGCGGGTTCGTCGGCGGCGAGCGCGACAATCCGGCCTATGTTCCCTATTTCGAATATTTCGCACGCAAGGGGTATGCCGTCATATCGATCGACTATCGGCTCGGACTGCGCGAGACGGCCGGAAGCCGCCCCGACCCGGCCGATACGCCCGAAGCGCTCGCCGAACGGTTCTTCGCAGCGGTCGATATGGCCGTCGAGGATCTGTACGACGCCACGTCCTTCATCGTCGGACAGGCCCGGGCATGGGGCCTCGACCCCTCGGCCGTCGTAGCCAGCGGATCGAGCGCCGGGGCGATTACGGTCCTGCAGGGCGAATACGAACGATGCACGGGCTCGGCGCTGAGCCGCCGCCTGCCCGAAGGCTTCCGCTATGCAGGCATCATCGCCTTCGCAGGAGCCGTTTTGGAGAAAAGCTCCTCCGGTCCGGTCTGGCGGGAAAAACCCGCCCCGATCCAGCTATTTCACGGCGATGCGGACTGTAACGTTCCTTACGACAGCATCGGCACGGGCGGCGCGGCCCTTTACGGATCGTTCTATCTGAGCAGGCAATTCCGCCGGATGAACACGCCGTTCTATTTCTATTCGGTCAGCAGCGCGGCTCACGAGATGGCCGTACGGCCGATGGACCGGAACCGTGCCGAAATCGGCATTTTTCTCGACCGGCTGGTGCTCGGACGGGAGCCATTGATGATCGAGACGCAAGTCGAGCGGATCGGAACTCCGGCCACACGGAAAAAGATCACGCTCTCGGACTTCATCCGGGCCAACTCGGGAACATAG
- the rpsA gene encoding 30S ribosomal protein S1, giving the protein MKAAEPVAAAPVNLDTFDWEAYEHDSNLYGESKEEIAAKYDQTLSNVQVGEVVEGTVIGLTKREVVVNIGYKSEGIIPISEFRYNPELAVGEKVEVYVESAEDKKGQLVLSHKKARQLRSWDRVNEALEKDEVIKGYIKCRTKGGMIVDVFGIEAFLPGSQIDVKPIRDYDIYVDKTMEFKVVKINQEFRNVVVSHKALIEAELEAQKKEIMSKLEKGQILEGTVKNITSYGVFIDLGGVDGLIHITDLSWGRVNHPEEIVHLDEKLNVVILDFDDAKKRIALGLKQLSPHPWDALDPNLKVGDKVKGRVVVMADYGAFIEIAPGVEGLIHVSEMSWSQHLRSAQEFMKVGDEVEAVILTLDREDRKMSLGIKQLTPDPWADIEQRYAVGSRHTAKVRNFTNFGVFVEIEEGIDGLIHISDLSWTKKIKHPAEFTQIGADIDVVVLEIDKDNRRLSLGHKQLEDNPWNAFEQQFAVDSVHKGTVSELTDKGAIISLGDNVEGFAPAKQLVKEDGTTAKAGETLDFKVIEFSKATKRILVSHTRTFDDTRRQEAQAERAERRKADDAAKDSVKKINASVEKTTLGDISSLAELKAKMESAEQAKAPKAAEEAKAE; this is encoded by the coding sequence ATGAAAGCCGCCGAGCCGGTGGCGGCCGCTCCCGTCAACCTCGACACGTTCGACTGGGAAGCCTACGAGCACGATTCGAACCTGTACGGCGAATCGAAGGAGGAAATCGCAGCCAAGTACGACCAGACGCTGTCGAACGTTCAGGTCGGCGAAGTGGTCGAGGGAACCGTGATTGGGCTCACCAAGCGCGAAGTAGTGGTCAACATCGGCTACAAGTCGGAAGGCATCATTCCGATCAGCGAATTCAGATATAACCCCGAACTGGCCGTAGGCGAGAAGGTCGAAGTATACGTCGAAAGCGCCGAGGACAAGAAGGGGCAGCTCGTGCTCTCGCACAAGAAAGCCCGCCAGCTCCGCTCGTGGGATCGTGTGAACGAGGCGCTCGAGAAGGACGAGGTAATCAAAGGCTACATCAAGTGCCGCACCAAGGGCGGCATGATCGTCGACGTGTTCGGCATCGAGGCATTCCTGCCCGGCTCGCAGATCGACGTGAAGCCGATCCGCGACTACGACATCTATGTCGACAAGACGATGGAGTTCAAGGTCGTGAAGATCAATCAGGAGTTCCGCAACGTCGTCGTGTCGCACAAGGCGCTGATCGAGGCCGAGCTCGAGGCGCAGAAGAAGGAGATCATGTCGAAGCTCGAAAAGGGCCAGATTCTCGAGGGTACCGTCAAGAACATCACCTCCTACGGCGTGTTCATCGATCTGGGCGGCGTGGACGGCCTGATCCATATCACCGACCTGAGTTGGGGCCGCGTGAACCATCCCGAGGAAATCGTTCATCTGGACGAAAAGCTGAACGTCGTGATCCTCGACTTCGACGATGCGAAAAAACGTATCGCGCTGGGTCTGAAGCAGCTCTCCCCGCACCCGTGGGATGCGCTCGACCCGAACCTGAAGGTAGGCGACAAGGTCAAGGGCCGCGTCGTCGTGATGGCCGACTACGGCGCGTTCATCGAGATCGCACCGGGCGTCGAGGGTCTGATCCATGTCTCGGAAATGTCGTGGAGCCAGCATTTGCGTTCGGCTCAGGAGTTCATGAAAGTCGGCGACGAGGTGGAAGCGGTCATCCTGACGCTCGACCGCGAGGACCGCAAGATGTCGCTCGGCATCAAGCAGCTCACGCCCGATCCTTGGGCCGACATCGAGCAGCGCTATGCCGTCGGCTCGCGCCATACGGCGAAAGTGCGTAACTTCACGAACTTCGGCGTATTCGTCGAAATCGAGGAGGGCATCGACGGCCTGATCCACATTTCGGACCTGAGCTGGACCAAGAAGATCAAGCATCCGGCCGAGTTCACGCAGATCGGAGCCGACATCGACGTGGTCGTACTGGAAATCGATAAGGACAACCGCCGCCTGAGCCTCGGCCACAAGCAACTCGAGGACAACCCGTGGAACGCGTTCGAACAGCAGTTCGCCGTCGACAGCGTACACAAGGGCACCGTGTCGGAACTGACCGACAAGGGCGCGATCATCTCGCTGGGCGACAATGTCGAAGGCTTCGCCCCGGCCAAACAACTGGTCAAGGAGGACGGCACGACGGCTAAGGCGGGCGAAACGCTCGACTTCAAGGTGATCGAGTTCTCGAAAGCCACCAAGCGCATCCTCGTTTCGCACACCCGTACGTTCGACGACACGAGGCGTCAGGAGGCTCAGGCCGAACGCGCCGAGCGCCGCAAGGCAGACGACGCAGCCAAGGACTCGGTGAAGAAGATCAACGCTTCGGTCGAAAAGACGACCCTCGGCGACATCTCTTCGCTGGCCGAGCTGAAGGCCAAGATGGAGAGCGCCGAACAGGCCAAGGCTCCGAAAGCGGCCGAGGAAGCCAAAGCCGAGTAA
- a CDS encoding ribonuclease Z, with translation MTFRVTVLGSSSAMPTLKRNPSAHALNVHEQFFLIDCGEGTQTRLLRCGISPLRLGVVFLTHLHGDHVYGLFGLMSTLGLLGRRTPLKIFAPRPFDRILASHLSFFDSKLPYEVQWEEIDTRAHRLLYENKTLEVWSIPLRHRVPAAGFLFREKTPPLNIRKEAVGLYGLGIAQCRAAKRGEDVLLDDGTVVPNAELTYVPYRRRSYAYLSDTLYSPRAAELVRGVDLLYHEATFADPDKAMARKTGHSTAAQAAKAALKAGAGKLLIGHFSSRYPDVEVLVNEARNIFPATEAVVEGESYDIRPVMYGAQEQAAQDSAE, from the coding sequence ATGACGTTTCGGGTCACCGTACTGGGCAGCAGCTCGGCTATGCCGACCCTCAAACGCAATCCCTCTGCTCATGCACTGAACGTGCATGAGCAGTTTTTTTTGATCGATTGCGGCGAGGGAACGCAGACGCGGCTGCTTCGCTGCGGCATCAGTCCGCTGCGGCTCGGCGTCGTCTTCCTAACGCATCTGCACGGCGACCATGTCTACGGACTTTTCGGTCTGATGTCGACGCTCGGTCTGCTCGGCCGGCGCACGCCGCTGAAAATTTTCGCGCCGCGCCCGTTCGACCGGATTCTGGCCTCGCACCTGAGCTTTTTCGACTCGAAGCTGCCTTATGAAGTACAGTGGGAAGAAATCGACACCCGGGCGCACCGACTGCTGTACGAAAACAAAACGCTGGAGGTATGGTCGATCCCGCTGCGTCACCGCGTGCCGGCGGCCGGATTCCTGTTCCGCGAAAAGACCCCGCCCCTGAACATCCGCAAGGAAGCCGTCGGGCTCTACGGTCTGGGAATCGCCCAATGCCGGGCCGCCAAGCGGGGCGAGGACGTACTACTGGACGACGGGACAGTCGTCCCGAACGCCGAACTGACCTACGTTCCATACCGGCGCCGGAGCTACGCCTACCTGAGCGACACGCTCTACTCGCCCCGGGCAGCGGAGCTCGTCCGAGGAGTCGACCTGCTGTACCACGAGGCGACATTCGCCGACCCGGACAAGGCCATGGCCCGGAAAACAGGACACTCGACCGCCGCCCAAGCCGCGAAGGCCGCGCTGAAGGCCGGCGCAGGAAAGCTGCTGATCGGCCATTTCTCGTCCCGCTATCCGGACGTCGAAGTGCTCGTAAACGAGGCGAGGAATATTTTCCCTGCGACCGAGGCCGTCGTCGAAGGAGAGAGTTACGACATCCGGCCCGTCATGTACGGCGCGCAGGAACAAGCGGCGCAAGACTCGGCCGAGTAA